The following DNA comes from Thermodesulfovibrionales bacterium.
CTCGGGGTCTACCACAACCGCCACGTCCCCGAAGTTCTTCGCAGCCGCCCTGAGCATTGTCGGTCCTCCGATGTCAATGTTCTCGATAGCCTCTTCAAAGGTCACGTTTGGTTTCGAAATCGTTTCTTCGAAGGGATAGAGATTCACAACCACCATATCGATCGTACCGATCCCGAACTTCTTGATGTCCTCCATATCCCTTGGGTTACTCCTCCTCGACAAAAGTCCGCCGTGGATCTTCGGGTGGAGCGTCTTCAGCCTGCCGTCGAGCATCTCGGGGAATCCCGTGTAGTCAGAGACTTCGGTCACCGGAATACCCGCCTCACGCAGGGTCTTCGCGGTCCCTCCTGTCGACAAAATCTCGATCCCCCTCGCCGACAATGCCTGCGCAAAATCAACGACACCTCGCTTGTTCGAGACACTTATGAGCACCCTCTTGATCATCCTCTTCCTCCTCTATCTTTTTCGCTTATTACAGCTTGACTCTCTCAGAGCGATATCTAAAGGATACCCTTTTCCTTGAGACTCACATATTTCCCGTCACCAATGATCACATGGTCAAGGACTGCTATGCCGATGATGTCGCCAGCGCTCTTCAATCTTTC
Coding sequences within:
- the purH gene encoding bifunctional phosphoribosylaminoimidazolecarboxamide formyltransferase/IMP cyclohydrolase (involved in de novo purine biosynthesis) → MIKRVLISVSNKRGVVDFAQALSARGIEILSTGGTAKTLREAGIPVTEVSDYTGFPEMLDGRLKTLHPKIHGGLLSRRSNPRDMEDIKKFGIGTIDMVVVNLYPFEETISKPNVTFEEAIENIDIGGPTMLRAAAKNFGDVAVVVDPE